One part of the Candidatus Aquiluna sp. UB-MaderosW2red genome encodes these proteins:
- a CDS encoding DUF2469 family protein produces MDENEFEDYDREAELALYREYRDVVKMFRYVVETERRFYLANDVELKRIDTPTDFYFDLNMQDVWVWDIYRTDRFVKQVKVMTFKDVNVEEIGNKDIEIPKELAVGE; encoded by the coding sequence ATGGATGAGAACGAGTTTGAAGATTACGATCGGGAAGCCGAGTTAGCACTTTATCGCGAGTATCGCGACGTCGTAAAGATGTTTCGCTACGTGGTAGAAACCGAGCGACGCTTCTATCTGGCAAACGATGTCGAGCTCAAAAGAATCGACACTCCAACCGATTTCTACTTTGATCTAAACATGCAAGATGTTTGGGTTTGGGATATTTACCGCACTGATCGCTTCGTGAAACAGGTCAAAGTGATGACCTTTAAGGACGTCAATGTTGAAGAGATTGGCAATAAAGATATCGAGATTCCCAAGGAACTAGCAGTGGGCGAATAG
- the trmD gene encoding tRNA (guanosine(37)-N1)-methyltransferase TrmD, whose protein sequence is MKIDAVSIFPDYFKVLELSLLGKAQESGLITFTAHDLRNWTHDRHKTVDDSPYGGGAGMVMKPEPWGEAFDDLLEIETSPVVIFTTPAGIPFTQALAQELSESEHIVFACGRYEGIDQRVVDHVGTMARVLEVSIGDYVLNGGEVAALAMIEAIARLIPGVIGNKESLAEESHNDGLLEYPSFTKPKVWRELEVPEVLLSGHHAEIEKWRKQQQLDRTKTNRPDLLEL, encoded by the coding sequence ATGAAAATTGATGCGGTTTCTATATTTCCCGATTACTTCAAAGTCCTAGAGCTTTCCCTATTAGGGAAAGCTCAGGAGTCTGGGTTAATTACTTTCACGGCTCATGATTTGCGAAACTGGACCCATGATCGGCATAAGACGGTTGACGACTCTCCCTATGGTGGGGGAGCCGGCATGGTTATGAAGCCAGAGCCCTGGGGTGAAGCATTTGATGATCTCTTAGAAATCGAAACTTCTCCCGTGGTTATCTTCACAACTCCGGCCGGGATTCCTTTTACTCAAGCGCTAGCCCAGGAGCTTTCCGAGTCCGAACACATCGTGTTTGCCTGCGGTAGGTATGAGGGAATTGACCAAAGGGTGGTTGACCACGTCGGCACCATGGCCAGAGTGCTTGAGGTGTCAATCGGTGATTATGTCCTCAATGGCGGTGAGGTGGCAGCTCTTGCCATGATCGAGGCTATCGCCAGGTTGATTCCCGGTGTGATTGGCAATAAAGAGTCTTTGGCTGAGGAATCCCATAACGATGGGTTGCTGGAATACCCGAGCTTCACCAAACCAAAGGTTTGGCGAGAGCTGGAGGTCCCAGAGGTTTTACTTTCTGGCCACCATGCCGAGATCGAAAAGTGGCGCAAACAGCAGCAACTGGATCGCACCAAAACCAATCGCCCCGACTTATTAGAGCTATAG
- a CDS encoding ribonuclease HII, giving the protein MTSPSLELERKLLERYDRVICLDEVGRGSLAGPVAVGAAVISAATASAIPKGLRDSKQIIESKRDDIAELSKAWVQNNVGFASSDFIESDGISRALAKAAVAAFEPLLSGKTIILLDGSQNWLKGIDIEVVMQVKADRDCAGVSAAALIAKVSRDQLMREYHMEYPLYGWASNKGYASESHIQAIQSLGATRHHRHSWLTKILAEGQALF; this is encoded by the coding sequence GTGACCTCACCCAGCCTTGAACTCGAGCGAAAGCTCCTGGAGCGTTACGACCGGGTGATTTGCCTGGACGAGGTTGGTAGGGGCTCTCTAGCTGGCCCGGTTGCCGTTGGAGCAGCGGTTATCTCGGCAGCGACTGCAAGCGCAATCCCCAAGGGGCTCAGGGACAGCAAGCAAATTATCGAATCAAAAAGAGATGATATTGCCGAGCTCTCAAAGGCTTGGGTTCAAAATAATGTCGGCTTTGCCTCGAGTGACTTCATCGAATCTGATGGCATCTCAAGGGCATTGGCAAAGGCCGCCGTGGCGGCCTTTGAGCCTCTACTGAGTGGGAAAACGATTATTTTGCTGGATGGTTCGCAGAACTGGCTCAAGGGAATCGACATCGAAGTCGTGATGCAAGTTAAGGCGGACCGAGATTGTGCTGGAGTCTCCGCAGCGGCTCTAATTGCCAAAGTGTCCAGGGATCAATTAATGCGGGAGTATCACATGGAGTATCCGCTTTATGGCTGGGCTTCGAATAAGGGATACGCCTCGGAGTCTCACATCCAAGCGATCCAATCGCTTGGAGCGACCAGGCACCACCGACACAGTTGGCTGACAAAGATACTCGCTGAGGGCCAAGCGCTTTTTTAG
- a CDS encoding peptidoglycan DD-metalloendopeptidase family protein, which yields MNKLLAILGIFISALSPKPIEVWAEPIPYFQTEQLNPYLAPVTKYGAGHRGVDFLILLGDQVSSPQAGEVHFVGKVVDRDIITIKTDEGYLATFEPVCSELTKGSAVQVGEVIGSHCQADSDYKNHCESCVHFSARSPFGYISPLYLMGKTNAAILTA from the coding sequence ATGAATAAATTACTCGCCATCCTGGGAATCTTCATCTCAGCCCTGAGCCCAAAACCGATTGAAGTTTGGGCGGAGCCGATTCCCTATTTTCAAACCGAGCAACTCAACCCGTATCTGGCCCCTGTGACAAAATACGGAGCAGGTCATAGAGGAGTGGATTTTTTGATCCTTTTGGGCGATCAGGTGAGCTCGCCCCAAGCCGGTGAGGTTCACTTTGTCGGCAAAGTGGTAGACCGTGACATCATCACGATTAAAACTGATGAAGGCTATTTGGCGACCTTCGAGCCGGTCTGTTCCGAGCTGACCAAGGGGTCAGCCGTCCAAGTTGGCGAGGTGATTGGCTCTCATTGCCAAGCGGATTCGGACTATAAAAACCACTGCGAAAGCTGCGTTCACTTTTCCGCTAGGTCACCCTTTGGATACATATCTCCGCTTTATCTAATGGGAAAAACAAATGCCGCGATTCTCACCGCTTAG
- a CDS encoding DNA-processing protein DprA — protein MYLDSEKEATILWSLLSEPGDQLAHLIFANRGPAAISDFRSGRAKKLWPEIIESEASEFGHELPALFERFAMRVETLSVSQRLERAIRWSAKPMFPDDAPVLWSKFHDLGHSAPYLLWVAGDISALEQESVAIVGTRRPSSFGIKNSGLLVSQLRLPVVSGGASGIDAAAHRAAIDLKIPTFAFMAGGIDRAYPLENWPLFHEMVRSGGALISETSPGTAPSRFRFLLRNRLIAASGDSLFVVEAGYRSGSRNSANHARNLGRDVYAVPARFGKTIPQGTNSMIKEGLAQVWQMQDGLTIEPDWIQKRIQDAIRDGAVGDQQIAMESGISLQLVAKNLSLLRLS, from the coding sequence ATGTATCTAGATTCCGAGAAAGAAGCCACTATTTTGTGGTCGCTACTATCTGAGCCGGGGGACCAGCTGGCCCACTTGATTTTCGCCAATCGTGGCCCAGCCGCAATATCGGATTTCAGGTCCGGTAGAGCTAAAAAGCTCTGGCCTGAAATCATTGAATCAGAGGCTTCCGAATTCGGCCACGAGCTGCCGGCACTTTTTGAACGGTTCGCAATGAGAGTTGAGACCCTAAGCGTTTCTCAACGCTTGGAGCGTGCAATTCGCTGGTCGGCCAAGCCGATGTTCCCGGATGATGCACCGGTTTTGTGGAGTAAGTTTCACGATCTTGGCCACAGCGCCCCATATTTGTTGTGGGTGGCGGGCGATATCTCTGCGCTCGAGCAAGAGAGCGTGGCAATAGTCGGAACGAGGCGTCCAAGTTCTTTTGGAATTAAAAACAGCGGACTTCTGGTTTCACAGCTAAGACTTCCGGTTGTCTCGGGAGGAGCCTCAGGGATTGATGCTGCCGCCCACAGGGCGGCAATAGATCTGAAGATTCCAACCTTTGCATTTATGGCCGGTGGCATAGATCGTGCCTATCCGCTAGAGAACTGGCCACTGTTTCATGAAATGGTTCGATCAGGCGGTGCGCTAATTTCCGAAACCTCCCCAGGAACGGCTCCGAGTCGCTTTCGCTTTTTGCTTCGCAACAGGCTGATTGCAGCATCCGGAGATTCTCTTTTCGTAGTTGAAGCCGGCTATCGTTCAGGATCCAGAAATAGCGCCAATCATGCTAGAAACCTTGGCCGGGACGTCTACGCAGTGCCCGCAAGATTTGGCAAGACAATCCCGCAGGGCACTAACTCCATGATCAAGGAGGGCCTAGCCCAAGTTTGGCAGATGCAAGATGGACTCACAATCGAGCCGGATTGGATTCAGAAACGCATTCAAGATGCGATTCGGGACGGCGCCGTTGGTGATCAACAAATAGCTATGGAGTCCGGAATTTCACTACAGCTGGTGGCAAAGAATCTCTCCTTGCTTCGCCTGAGCTAG
- the rplS gene encoding 50S ribosomal protein L19 produces the protein MHILDAVDAPNLKTNIPAFRAGDNVKVHVNIIEGARSRIQVFQGVVISKSGEGIRESFTVRKVSFQVGVERTFPLHSPVIDHIELVSRGAVRRAKLYYLRDLRGKAAKIREKRDNVK, from the coding sequence ATGCACATTTTAGATGCAGTAGATGCCCCAAACCTAAAGACCAACATCCCAGCCTTTCGCGCTGGAGACAACGTGAAGGTTCACGTAAACATTATTGAGGGTGCCAGAAGCCGTATTCAGGTTTTCCAGGGCGTTGTTATTTCCAAGTCCGGTGAGGGCATCCGAGAGAGCTTTACCGTTCGCAAAGTTTCCTTCCAGGTTGGCGTGGAGCGTACCTTCCCACTGCACTCCCCGGTTATTGACCACATCGAGCTAGTCTCCCGTGGCGCAGTCCGCCGCGCGAAACTTTACTACCTGCGCGATCTTCGCGGCAAGGCAGCAAAGATTCGCGAAAAGCGCGACAACGTCAAGTAA
- the rimM gene encoding ribosome maturation factor RimM (Essential for efficient processing of 16S rRNA), whose translation MASASELTWWIPISSTTKLRVGRLLKAHGLKGAIKLELYTDSPKERFAVGAVLELQVPEESPWFGKHVTVADLKWYNTHPVIFLEGIADRDAAEGLTKAILLVDHPLDASPSEPDAWYDHQLAGLKVMREGIEIGELIRVDHMPAQDLLIIKTAGGEVLLPFVKAFVPKVDVAAGLIEITPPGGLFEEIETADEN comes from the coding sequence ATGGCAAGCGCGTCCGAGTTGACGTGGTGGATACCGATTTCTAGCACCACCAAGCTCCGAGTTGGCCGACTCCTAAAAGCTCACGGTCTAAAAGGTGCAATCAAGCTCGAGCTTTATACCGACTCCCCAAAAGAGCGTTTTGCCGTTGGCGCAGTCTTGGAACTTCAAGTTCCTGAAGAATCCCCGTGGTTTGGTAAGCACGTTACCGTGGCAGATCTCAAGTGGTACAACACCCACCCCGTAATCTTTTTAGAAGGCATCGCGGATCGCGATGCAGCCGAAGGCCTCACCAAGGCAATCCTTTTGGTTGATCACCCGCTAGATGCTTCCCCTTCCGAGCCAGATGCTTGGTATGACCACCAGCTTGCCGGGCTCAAAGTAATGCGTGAAGGTATTGAAATTGGCGAACTAATCCGGGTTGACCACATGCCGGCTCAGGATTTGTTGATTATCAAGACGGCCGGCGGTGAAGTTCTATTGCCTTTTGTGAAGGCCTTTGTTCCAAAGGTTGATGTTGCAGCAGGCTTGATTGAGATCACCCCACCGGGAGGCTTATTCGAGGAAATAGAGACGGCCGATGAAAATTGA
- a CDS encoding RNA-binding protein, whose amino-acid sequence MLQASLQHLVRAIVDNPDDATVAARGGAKGDLLEVRVHPDDLGRVIGKGGRTATALRTVINALADGKRVRVDVVDTDF is encoded by the coding sequence ATGTTGCAAGCGTCCCTCCAGCATTTAGTCCGTGCCATCGTGGATAACCCCGATGACGCAACTGTTGCCGCCCGTGGCGGCGCCAAGGGCGATTTGTTGGAGGTGCGCGTGCACCCAGACGACCTAGGTCGTGTAATCGGCAAGGGCGGCCGCACCGCAACAGCCCTTAGAACGGTCATCAATGCGCTAGCGGATGGCAAGCGCGTCCGAGTTGACGTGGTGGATACCGATTTCTAG
- a CDS encoding type IV toxin-antitoxin system AbiEi family antitoxin domain-containing protein: protein MNSPSNRQKFLALAVNTHGVVTTTEAVAIGIPAVELRKLVARNAILRIGTNVYKSPFHPESIETRHYAAIQLIAADAFLIGESVLWHFGLTEPEPNEITLGTRTRVRKGYPSDINVQSISKWRKDSFIQTNLIRHQSVFDALLHLAKRSTLNARAYQKAKTKATALGLITESETRLIDNEVNKTGARDARNLDIYENL, encoded by the coding sequence ATGAATTCGCCATCCAATCGGCAAAAGTTTCTCGCCCTTGCAGTCAACACTCACGGTGTTGTGACCACTACGGAAGCTGTGGCTATTGGAATCCCAGCGGTTGAATTGCGGAAACTGGTCGCTAGAAACGCGATTCTGAGGATCGGAACAAATGTTTATAAATCTCCATTCCACCCTGAGTCAATTGAGACTCGCCACTACGCGGCAATCCAGCTAATTGCGGCGGATGCTTTTCTCATTGGAGAAAGTGTGCTGTGGCACTTTGGCCTTACTGAGCCGGAGCCTAATGAAATAACCCTCGGCACTAGAACCAGAGTTCGAAAGGGTTACCCGAGTGACATCAACGTGCAGTCCATCTCAAAATGGCGCAAGGACAGCTTTATCCAAACCAACCTGATAAGGCATCAAAGCGTTTTTGATGCCTTATTGCACCTTGCGAAACGGAGCACTCTGAATGCGCGCGCTTATCAAAAAGCTAAAACCAAAGCCACGGCTCTGGGACTGATAACTGAATCCGAAACCCGGCTAATCGACAATGAAGTCAACAAGACGGGCGCCAGAGACGCCCGCAACCTCGACATTTACGAAAATCTATAG
- a CDS encoding tyrosine recombinase XerC: MEKLIAECEGFIKSLQARGSSVNTLKAYQSDIKDLLEFLVASKAEFELDSIRNWLFVISEAGATKSTLARKTSSVRAFSSWLVERGVLDSDPGLRLRSPKLERSLPKIASENSLGEVFDSLKARASRDDPTSLMQLCTMELLYATGMRVSELAGLNISDVDFSRNLLIVTGKGNKQRMLPYGYPAAAAMEEWIRFGRVRFYSESTDDALLISSRGKRVGVRQLYSLVAEQLAKTTSGKAGPHTLRHSAATHLLDHGADLRAVQEILGHASLVTTQIYTHVSVERLRASFEQAHPRA, encoded by the coding sequence ATGGAGAAACTTATTGCGGAGTGCGAGGGCTTTATTAAGAGCCTGCAAGCTCGAGGATCTTCGGTAAACACCCTCAAGGCCTATCAATCAGATATAAAGGATTTGCTTGAGTTTTTAGTCGCGAGCAAGGCGGAGTTCGAATTGGACTCAATCAGAAATTGGCTGTTTGTAATCTCAGAAGCCGGCGCGACCAAGAGCACCTTGGCTAGAAAAACATCTTCGGTTCGAGCTTTTAGTTCCTGGTTAGTCGAGCGCGGTGTGTTGGACTCAGATCCGGGATTGAGGCTCCGATCACCAAAGCTCGAGAGAAGCTTGCCCAAAATTGCGAGTGAAAATTCACTGGGTGAGGTTTTTGACTCCCTCAAAGCCAGGGCAAGTAGGGACGATCCCACTTCGCTCATGCAGCTTTGCACGATGGAGCTTTTATATGCCACCGGTATGCGGGTGAGTGAGTTGGCTGGGCTAAACATCTCAGATGTTGATTTTTCTAGAAACCTCTTGATTGTTACTGGCAAAGGCAATAAGCAAAGAATGTTGCCCTATGGATATCCGGCAGCAGCTGCGATGGAGGAATGGATTCGGTTCGGTAGGGTTCGGTTTTACTCGGAGTCAACCGACGATGCCCTCTTGATTTCCTCGAGAGGCAAAAGGGTTGGGGTCAGGCAGCTTTATTCTCTTGTTGCAGAGCAGCTAGCCAAGACCACTTCGGGTAAAGCTGGGCCGCACACACTTCGACATTCGGCCGCCACCCACCTGTTGGATCACGGTGCTGACTTGCGCGCAGTTCAGGAAATTCTCGGGCATGCGTCGTTAGTCACCACCCAGATTTACACCCACGTTTCCGTGGAGAGGCTGCGCGCCTCCTTCGAACAGGCCCATCCCAGGGCCTAA
- the rpsP gene encoding 30S ribosomal protein S16, which produces MAVKIRLKRIGKKKDPHYRIVVADSRTHRDGKVIEEIGRYVPTTHPSVIEINSERARYWLSVGAQPTEQAEVLLKLTGDIANAKGEHINTVKPQIAKPVFVNDMAKKSVLLPKAEKKVEVVAEAKVEAPVEAPAETEVVSEVVAEEVVAEAPAVEAEAPAAEAPAAEVPAEVVVEEAPVAEATEEAPAEEAKA; this is translated from the coding sequence GTGGCTGTAAAGATCCGCCTAAAGCGCATTGGTAAGAAAAAAGACCCGCACTACCGCATCGTGGTAGCAGATTCCCGCACACACCGTGACGGCAAGGTAATCGAAGAGATTGGTCGCTATGTTCCGACTACTCACCCTTCAGTAATTGAAATTAATTCAGAGCGAGCACGCTACTGGCTATCCGTTGGCGCACAGCCAACCGAGCAGGCAGAAGTTCTTCTCAAGCTAACCGGTGACATTGCTAACGCCAAGGGCGAGCACATCAACACCGTTAAGCCTCAGATCGCAAAGCCTGTCTTTGTGAACGACATGGCAAAGAAGTCAGTACTTCTGCCTAAGGCCGAGAAGAAGGTTGAAGTCGTTGCTGAAGCAAAAGTAGAGGCTCCTGTAGAGGCTCCAGCTGAGACTGAAGTAGTTTCCGAAGTTGTTGCAGAAGAAGTGGTTGCGGAAGCGCCAGCTGTCGAAGCCGAGGCACCTGCAGCTGAGGCACCAGCAGCAGAGGTACCAGCAGAAGTTGTAGTTGAAGAGGCTCCTGTTGCGGAAGCAACCGAAGAGGCTCCTGCAGAAGAAGCTAAGGCCTAA
- the ffh gene encoding signal recognition particle protein: protein MFGNLSERLSDTFKNLRGKGRLSAADIDGTLRDIRRALLEADVALEVVKNFTAKVRERALGDEVSKALNPAQQVVQIVNEELTAILGGEARKLSFAKNPPTVIMLAGLQGSGKTTLAGKLAKWLKEQNQTPLLVAADLQRPNAVTQLQVLGEQVGVPVFAPEVGNGVGNPVKVAKEAIAFAKKSQYSVVIVDTAGRLGVDEEMMQQARDIRDEVSPDEILFVVDSMLGQDAVNVAKAFNDGVGVSGIVLTKLDGDARGGAALSVASITGAPILFSSTGESLDAFEPFYPDRMASRILDMGDVISLIERAQATFDEEESKKLAEKISSETFTLQDFLEQMQQLRKMGSMKSIMGMLPGMGKMKQNLEDFDEKEIDRTEAIIRSMTPIERNQPKVLNGSRRMRIAKGSGTSVTEVNQLVNRFEQAAKMMKTMSKGAMPNIPGTNPAMMAGAMGGGSSAKKKDNKKKGSKSGNPAKRAAENSGLSYGSETTSGSGSSFGLGR, encoded by the coding sequence ATGTTCGGAAACCTCTCAGAGAGACTCTCGGATACCTTCAAGAACCTTAGAGGCAAGGGCAGGCTCTCGGCCGCAGACATTGACGGGACTCTAAGAGATATCCGTAGGGCACTTCTAGAAGCCGATGTTGCCCTCGAGGTGGTGAAGAACTTCACCGCCAAGGTTCGCGAGCGAGCCTTGGGCGATGAGGTCTCCAAGGCATTAAATCCTGCGCAGCAGGTGGTGCAGATCGTCAACGAAGAGTTGACCGCGATTCTGGGCGGCGAAGCCCGCAAGCTTTCTTTTGCTAAAAACCCACCAACAGTGATCATGCTTGCAGGTCTTCAGGGCTCTGGTAAGACGACTTTGGCTGGAAAGCTAGCCAAGTGGCTCAAGGAGCAAAACCAAACTCCTCTGTTGGTCGCCGCAGATCTGCAGCGACCAAACGCTGTGACACAGTTGCAGGTGTTGGGGGAACAGGTTGGGGTTCCAGTATTTGCCCCCGAAGTGGGTAATGGTGTCGGTAATCCAGTGAAGGTTGCCAAAGAGGCGATTGCCTTTGCCAAAAAGTCACAGTATTCGGTGGTGATAGTTGACACCGCAGGGCGTTTGGGTGTCGATGAAGAAATGATGCAGCAGGCCCGAGATATTCGAGACGAGGTGTCTCCCGATGAGATTCTTTTTGTGGTGGACTCGATGCTGGGCCAAGACGCTGTGAACGTGGCAAAGGCATTCAACGATGGCGTTGGAGTCTCCGGAATTGTTTTGACCAAGTTGGACGGTGATGCTCGCGGTGGTGCTGCATTGTCAGTTGCTTCGATAACCGGAGCTCCAATTTTGTTTAGCTCCACGGGTGAATCCCTCGATGCCTTCGAGCCCTTCTACCCGGATCGCATGGCATCAAGAATCCTGGACATGGGTGATGTTATTAGCCTCATCGAGCGGGCTCAGGCCACCTTCGACGAAGAGGAGTCCAAAAAGCTTGCCGAGAAGATTTCGAGTGAGACCTTCACGCTGCAGGATTTTTTGGAGCAGATGCAACAGCTTCGCAAGATGGGCTCAATGAAGAGCATCATGGGCATGCTTCCGGGCATGGGCAAGATGAAGCAGAACCTCGAAGACTTTGATGAAAAAGAGATTGATCGCACAGAGGCAATTATTCGATCGATGACCCCGATCGAGAGAAACCAACCCAAGGTGCTAAACGGGTCCCGCAGAATGCGAATCGCCAAAGGCTCCGGCACCTCGGTCACCGAGGTGAATCAGTTGGTGAATCGGTTCGAGCAGGCCGCGAAGATGATGAAGACCATGTCCAAGGGCGCAATGCCAAATATCCCAGGGACCAACCCGGCCATGATGGCCGGGGCCATGGGGGGCGGTTCTAGCGCCAAGAAAAAAGACAATAAGAAAAAGGGCTCGAAGAGCGGGAACCCGGCAAAAAGAGCGGCTGAGAACTCAGGTTTGAGCTATGGATCCGAAACTACTTCGGGTTCTGGTTCATCATTTGGGCTCGGCAGGTAG
- the lepB gene encoding signal peptidase I — protein MTETGDIRPRKNTVLLNIRRFITRSRKNWFTAFVIDFVVIVGTALILSVLIKAFLIRSFYIPSGSMLETLQINDRIIVNVLVPEVISLQRGDVAVFRDPGGWLGAIPTVQKEPIQEAFDFVLGTFGITAPDSAEHLVKRVIGLPGDVISCCDPEGRLIINGVAIDEAYLRPGSIPSELEFDVTVPEGSYWVMGDNRQNSTDSRYHQDLPSGGFVKQEYVVGRAVVVSWPFENWNWLDNFPDTFSGVPSSSVTK, from the coding sequence ATGACAGAGACCGGGGATATAAGGCCCCGTAAGAACACGGTATTGCTAAACATTCGCAGGTTTATTACTCGTTCCCGTAAGAATTGGTTCACAGCTTTTGTGATCGACTTTGTTGTAATTGTCGGCACGGCACTAATTCTCTCCGTTCTGATAAAAGCTTTTTTGATTCGTTCTTTTTATATTCCCTCCGGCTCCATGCTCGAAACTCTGCAGATTAATGACCGCATCATCGTGAACGTCTTGGTGCCCGAAGTCATTTCGCTGCAGCGCGGTGACGTAGCCGTTTTCAGAGATCCAGGGGGATGGCTTGGTGCGATTCCGACTGTGCAAAAAGAACCAATTCAAGAGGCCTTTGATTTTGTCCTTGGAACCTTTGGCATCACAGCCCCCGACTCTGCTGAACATCTAGTCAAGCGTGTGATTGGCTTGCCCGGTGATGTGATTTCTTGCTGTGATCCTGAGGGCAGGCTGATCATCAATGGCGTGGCCATTGATGAGGCCTATCTTCGTCCAGGGTCCATTCCTTCCGAGCTCGAGTTCGATGTGACAGTGCCGGAAGGCAGTTATTGGGTAATGGGGGATAACCGCCAAAACTCAACTGATTCTCGTTACCACCAAGATTTGCCTTCGGGGGGTTTTGTGAAGCAAGAGTATGTGGTTGGCAGAGCTGTAGTTGTGAGCTGGCCTTTTGAGAACTGGAACTGGTTAGACAATTTTCCGGACACCTTTAGTGGTGTGCCCAGTAGCAGCGTCACAAAATAG
- a CDS encoding Fic family protein, with product MKQPVFFGSIFESDQDDFPYPYFMPNLIPVSIEIGQEAWSLIAKADAAVGELRGITRLISPSNISNRAALLKDSLASSRIEGTQATLAEVLEADLRGELVHNADVEQVLNYLKALEFATKFMERGTISTQLILETHSILMNGRLGADKTPGVFRKTPVWIGSRSLGVANARFIPPLAKHIPELITDLVEFISSPSPWPLAAKIAWAHYQFETIHPFLDGNGRIGRILIELMFISENALAGPYLGISQYIEQNRDEYYFALQEVRFSGETDQLYSYFAIAIERQALQTSLRMEALLALSNTWLDLYSSAALRMSQLVRHLISNPIVDVSSVQSSLGVTQPTASKLLRRAQGLGLIQSKGTVGRSKRERWLAQEVWDILSPGESHD from the coding sequence ATGAAGCAACCAGTATTTTTTGGGTCAATTTTTGAAAGCGACCAGGACGATTTCCCGTACCCCTATTTCATGCCCAATTTGATTCCCGTTTCGATCGAGATTGGCCAAGAGGCGTGGTCTCTAATTGCCAAGGCGGATGCAGCCGTGGGTGAGCTCAGGGGGATTACTCGACTTATTTCACCGTCCAATATCTCAAACCGTGCCGCACTACTGAAGGACTCGCTTGCATCGTCAAGAATTGAAGGCACGCAGGCTACCCTTGCCGAAGTTTTAGAGGCTGATCTTCGTGGTGAGCTGGTCCATAACGCAGATGTCGAACAGGTGCTGAATTACCTAAAGGCCCTAGAATTTGCCACCAAATTCATGGAGCGTGGAACCATCTCAACTCAGCTGATTCTAGAGACCCATTCAATCCTGATGAATGGCCGATTGGGTGCCGATAAGACGCCAGGAGTTTTTAGAAAAACTCCGGTTTGGATCGGTTCCAGAAGCCTAGGTGTCGCCAACGCTAGATTTATCCCGCCGCTGGCTAAACACATACCCGAGCTGATAACAGACTTGGTCGAATTTATCAGTTCCCCCTCACCTTGGCCGCTAGCCGCAAAAATAGCCTGGGCCCATTATCAGTTCGAAACAATCCATCCATTTTTGGATGGCAACGGCAGGATCGGGAGAATTCTAATTGAGCTGATGTTTATTTCTGAGAACGCCCTTGCCGGGCCATATCTCGGAATTTCGCAATACATTGAGCAGAATCGGGATGAATACTATTTCGCCCTGCAAGAAGTCAGATTCTCTGGTGAGACAGACCAGCTTTACAGTTATTTCGCGATTGCTATTGAGCGGCAAGCCTTGCAGACCTCGCTTCGCATGGAGGCACTGTTGGCGCTGAGCAATACGTGGCTAGACCTTTATTCCTCAGCAGCGCTGAGAATGTCTCAGCTAGTTCGTCACCTGATTTCAAATCCAATAGTCGATGTTTCTAGCGTCCAGAGTTCTCTGGGAGTGACTCAGCCCACAGCCAGCAAGCTCTTGCGCCGGGCACAGGGGCTGGGTTTGATTCAATCTAAAGGAACTGTGGGGCGCTCAAAAAGAGAGCGCTGGCTCGCACAGGAAGTTTGGGACATTCTTTCCCCTGGCGAGTCTCACGATTAG